The nucleotide sequence CCCACCTCATCTCATCTTCCCCAACCTCTTCAGGCAATAGAATCAATTTCCAGGTCTCCTCGCGGATATCAAATGCAAAGATATTACCATCGTACATCCGCCAATGGAGGGCTCCGTTGACTGATACTGCTGCCTCCTGCCTGAGTGAGCCTGGAGGCAGCTGGACGTCCCTCGACCGCCTCCAAGCTTGAGACCGCGAGTCGAAGATCTCACACCGCAAGTAGTCGAACTTCTGTTTTGGCTGCGAGAACCGAATAATCTTGTACTCCAACGGTCCAGTGGAGCAGGTCACCATAGCAATCTTCTTAGTGAGATACCTGGTCTTTGGATTTGGTATCCGCCACCATTGTCGAGTTGCTGGCTTGCAGACATAATACCGGGGGATGCCGTGGTACCACTGGCTGGTGCAAAGCACGATGCCTCGACATCCCACTGCTTCGATCTTCACATCTTTGGGAAGGAAGTCGAGGAGTAAAAGTCGGACCGAGGGCGGCAATGGCTGGATGGAGACGAAGCTCGAGTGGAAGTGGTTGCGCCGCATACTCTGGATGAAGTAACCTGATATCGTCTGGGTTCGGCTGCAATGGAGGGAGGTGAAGATCGGCTCGTAGGTGATCTGACGCCATTGCCGGCACACACGTCGGCAAGCAGGGAGCGCTTCGAGTGAGACCCGGGTGAGGATCTCGAAGACGACAGCCTCAGGCAGCGTGGAGGAGCTCTCGATGTCTTCATGTCGACCTTCTTGCATGGACGCCATCTTTCTTGATCTGCAGGAAGACACAGCTGTGTGAACTCCCCAGGTACGTTATATAGTGGAGTTTACTTGGCGGAAAAGATTGTGGGCGAATCGAAGAGTTCAGGAAAACTGCACTCCTACTGGGACTTGGAGGGAGAGCGGTAGCTACGGAAGTGGAGTATTTATCGGAGTAGGATTTGTTTCTTTCTAGCCAAGTTAGGGTAATACACGCCTTCAAAGTGAGAATTAGTCATTACAGCATGGGCCATAACTGGCTCGAAATAGATTTTGTGTCCACAGATGGTCATCTTTAGTTTGCAACAATCAGAGATCGACGTGGGATAGATTTGGCTTGGGCTTTGATCTTGAAGATAAAACAGAGATGACTAATGACCAGGGTTGAAACTGGTCAGGTTGGATCCAGATGGCCTAACACAAAGCTAGCCCGAACTGGCTTCTAGTTTAAGCTTCAGACTCTAAAGTGAACCGATTACTCATCTTTGCAACGTAATCCTGTTTTACGTCCAAGAATTAGCAGTCTAAACAAAATAAGACATCGATaggttatcttttcttttttccctccaGCCTATGGATGCAATGTATGGATGATGGATCCGTGAACAACttataataataaagaaaatccaATCATTaagaataaacaaatcttatcttctggtaaaaattaaaatttaaaaaaaaaacagtaataCATCGTCAAGCCTAAGAATGACTCATGATCCTACAGTTATCTGCTTGAATATGGTCAACGGTTTCGTAGATACTAGTAatttgaggaaaaaaaatagatatgacAAACCCAAAATAGAACAGCAGCCAAATCGGTATTTCAGTATCATGACACAGATGGACACCTGAAAGAGGCGACCGATACTTAAGGTAACAGAACAGAATTACATGCTGAACTCCCTGAAAACACAAGCAAGATAACTCTCTGTATGTAGGGTTGTGTAGATGTAACAGATGGGCAATAAATACTTTTAGGAGTTGTGCAAACAGGACCTCAGTCTTTGTGCACAGATAGGTACACTAACATGGACTGACTCATGCATTGCAATGTGACCCTGATACCAAGCAAAGCCTGAAAATGAGATACAAATTTTGGGTGCCCAGGCCAAGCGGCACCTATCACTAAATTGCCGTTGGTGAAGCAGTGATCAATGGGTTCAGGCTCCGACCATGTTGCTTAGGCCAGCATCACATTAAGCTTCCCCTACAACAACATAGGCACGCAAGTACTTCTAATGTATTGTCAATTAACAGAAGAAAGAGTATACATTTTTCCATTTTTGAAAAACCATGAGTACGATGCCTGGCATGGATTAGCACAGAAGACCAGAAAGCAAACATTTGAGTAGAT is from Phoenix dactylifera cultivar Barhee BC4 chromosome 18, palm_55x_up_171113_PBpolish2nd_filt_p, whole genome shotgun sequence and encodes:
- the LOC103724275 gene encoding F-box protein At5g49610-like, which gives rise to MASMQEGRHEDIESSSTLPEAVVFEILTRVSLEALPACRRVCRQWRQITYEPIFTSLHCSRTQTISGYFIQSMRRNHFHSSFVSIQPLPPSVRLLLLDFLPKDVKIEAVGCRGIVLCTSQWYHGIPRYYVCKPATRQWWRIPNPKTRYLTKKIAMVTCSTGPLEYKIIRFSQPKQKFDYLRCEIFDSRSQAWRRSRDVQLPPGSLRQEAAVSVNGALHWRMYDGNIFAFDIREETWKLILLPEEVGEDEMRWDCMKLVKCEGQLCLVLVEKEWMEIWVMANYKEQRWEKRKVVSLEACINDPALTIEDLCLSDVAFMSSFFRVAWYDLSRGVVAKIEIDHLFAQEVFKFESDLVPVE